The following are from one region of the Gemmatimonadaceae bacterium genome:
- a CDS encoding carbohydrate binding family 9 domain-containing protein, whose amino-acid sequence MLPPSIRSLAAALLVAAVAPRAQAQSTAPPVDFRVTRSPVNIRLDGKLDEAAWFSADSITDFRQRDPQEGAPGSERTVVRVLATPAGLAVGWWCYDREPARIVRSQLRRDAELRPDDYVSLGVDGLHDKRSGFYFRANANGALWDGEHIDFESGNESWDGIWDVRSRVTADGYVVEMLVPWATLRYADGDSLMGMNFRRFMPRKNEEVLWRAWKRTEGFRFLEKEGLVGGFADLPRRPLVEARPYVSSELKLPERRFFTGTGDTLLARGTQDANIGLDLKLPIGNTLTADVTVNPDFAQAEVDRQVVNLSRFPLFFPEQRPFFTEGSAIFDFGRRQQTQMFYSRRIGLGRDGRPVNIPVGLRMQGRIGGEQVGLLAVRTGGAEDATAAVLRIKHDVLGRGYVGAMTTLAAQDGRSGSVAGGVDFSLPYIVQGGQNLVVLGNAAWSQDSSGAPVGGHYRLMVDYPNDNADIVMRFDRVDSAYNPTLGFVQQRGIYRFGGSTSLTPRPRRKSRIRRYEFDLLTYNVVWGLDWRPNNASLEVKPLGLQFQTGDRFEFNLQRRFDAPTEAFELIDGATIRPGAYWWNRAELQYTTTDARAIRLDATVSAGEFYTGRSAQASLGLRFRRTPHTLATVDLSREAVTLGAARFTANVVRVRSDYAFSPRLNATLFAQWDNQSNRASVNSRVRWTVTPGSDLYVVWNSNWPTGLDRPIPWSRPSRGGLVAKYVYFFRG is encoded by the coding sequence ATGCTCCCGCCGTCCATTCGCTCCCTCGCCGCCGCCCTGCTGGTCGCGGCCGTTGCGCCACGTGCGCAGGCCCAGTCCACGGCGCCGCCGGTGGACTTCCGCGTCACCCGCAGCCCGGTGAACATCCGGCTCGACGGCAAGCTCGACGAAGCGGCCTGGTTCTCGGCCGACTCGATCACCGACTTTCGCCAGCGCGATCCCCAGGAGGGGGCGCCCGGCAGCGAACGGACGGTGGTGCGCGTGCTGGCGACGCCGGCGGGGCTCGCGGTGGGGTGGTGGTGCTACGACCGCGAACCGGCGCGCATCGTGCGCTCGCAGTTGCGTCGCGACGCCGAGTTGCGACCGGATGACTACGTGTCGCTGGGCGTGGACGGCCTGCACGACAAGCGCAGTGGCTTCTACTTCCGGGCCAACGCCAACGGCGCGTTGTGGGACGGCGAGCACATCGATTTCGAAAGCGGCAACGAAAGCTGGGATGGCATCTGGGACGTGCGCAGCCGCGTCACCGCCGACGGCTATGTCGTGGAGATGCTCGTCCCGTGGGCCACGCTGCGCTACGCGGACGGCGACAGCCTGATGGGGATGAACTTCCGTCGCTTCATGCCGCGGAAGAATGAGGAGGTGCTGTGGCGCGCGTGGAAGCGGACCGAGGGGTTTCGCTTTCTCGAGAAGGAAGGGCTGGTCGGCGGTTTCGCCGATTTACCGCGCCGCCCACTGGTGGAGGCGCGTCCGTATGTGTCGAGTGAGCTCAAGCTCCCGGAGCGGCGCTTCTTCACGGGAACGGGCGATACGCTGCTGGCGCGCGGCACGCAGGATGCCAACATCGGGCTCGATCTCAAGCTGCCCATCGGGAACACGCTCACGGCGGACGTCACCGTCAATCCCGACTTTGCACAGGCAGAGGTGGACCGTCAGGTCGTCAATCTGTCGCGCTTTCCGCTGTTCTTTCCGGAACAGCGGCCGTTTTTCACGGAAGGATCGGCGATCTTCGACTTTGGCCGCCGGCAGCAGACGCAGATGTTCTACTCCCGTCGCATCGGCCTCGGACGTGATGGACGCCCGGTCAACATTCCGGTTGGGCTCCGGATGCAGGGGCGGATTGGCGGGGAGCAGGTGGGGTTGCTGGCGGTGCGGACCGGTGGCGCGGAAGACGCCACGGCCGCCGTGCTGCGGATCAAGCACGATGTGCTCGGGCGCGGCTACGTCGGGGCGATGACCACGCTCGCCGCGCAGGATGGGCGGTCAGGTAGTGTGGCCGGCGGCGTCGACTTCTCGTTGCCCTACATCGTACAAGGCGGGCAGAACCTGGTGGTGTTAGGCAACGCCGCCTGGAGTCAGGATTCATCGGGCGCGCCGGTGGGTGGCCACTACCGTCTCATGGTGGACTATCCGAATGACAACGCCGACATCGTCATGCGTTTCGATCGCGTGGACTCCGCGTACAATCCCACGCTCGGTTTCGTGCAGCAGCGGGGGATCTACCGGTTTGGCGGCAGCACGTCACTCACGCCACGTCCGCGGCGCAAGAGCCGCATCCGGCGTTATGAGTTCGATCTGCTGACCTACAACGTGGTCTGGGGACTCGACTGGCGGCCCAACAACGCGTCGCTGGAGGTGAAGCCGCTGGGGTTGCAGTTCCAGACCGGCGATCGCTTTGAGTTCAATCTCCAGCGCCGCTTCGATGCGCCCACGGAGGCCTTTGAGCTCATCGATGGGGCCACGATCCGCCCGGGTGCGTACTGGTGGAATCGCGCCGAGCTGCAGTACACCACCACCGATGCGAGAGCGATCCGTCTCGATGCGACGGTGAGCGCCGGTGAGTTCTACACCGGTCGCTCGGCGCAGGCCTCACTGGGGCTGCGCTTCCGCCGCACGCCGCACACGCTCGCGACGGTGGATCTGTCGCGCGAAGCCGTCACGCTGGGCGCGGCGCGCTTCACGGCAAACGTCGTGCGCGTCCGGTCGGACTACGCCTTCAGCCCGCGGCTCAACGCCACGCTCTTCGCGCAGTGGGACAACCAGTCGAACCGCGCGTCCGTCAATTCCCGCGTGCGCTGGACGGTCACCCCGGGGAGCGATCTCTACGTGGTGTGGAATTCCAACTGGCCCACCGGGCTCGATCGCCCCATCCCGTGGAGCCGCCCGTCGCGCGGCGGGTTGGTGGCGAAATACGTGTACTTCTTCCGCGGGTAA
- a CDS encoding alpha/beta hydrolase: protein MTRRTWLTAVALLFAVVVLGPRPRVAMPATPPTLPKELTALPAWLAEREAKAGVTDANVAKHITFADSANPARTPWSVIYLHGFSATRQETAPVSAEVARALGANLFETRLRGHGLPGDSLAHVTAQDWLADTQEAFAIAQRLGDSVLVIGTSTGGTLAVWLATQPPEQQRGLARLVLISPNFGPKDRAAEALTLPWAQVILPRFIPQRTWKARNDEQTRYWTVSYPSTALFPMQALVERVRSAYFTTFVVPTLVFNNHDDQVVDAARTDAWVARARQATNVPVRQQLVVPTAGEDGHVIAGRIVAPSQTATFVQQITDFVRQGR, encoded by the coding sequence ATGACACGCAGAACGTGGCTGACAGCGGTAGCTCTCCTCTTTGCGGTGGTGGTCCTCGGCCCGCGCCCGCGCGTCGCCATGCCGGCGACCCCGCCGACCCTGCCAAAGGAGTTGACCGCGCTGCCGGCATGGCTGGCCGAGCGTGAGGCGAAAGCGGGCGTCACCGATGCCAACGTCGCCAAGCACATCACGTTTGCCGACTCGGCCAATCCGGCGCGCACGCCATGGAGCGTGATCTACCTGCACGGCTTTTCGGCCACGCGGCAGGAAACGGCGCCGGTGTCGGCCGAGGTGGCGCGCGCCCTTGGTGCCAACCTGTTCGAGACGCGCCTCCGCGGGCATGGTCTCCCCGGTGACTCGCTCGCGCACGTGACGGCGCAGGATTGGCTGGCCGACACGCAGGAAGCCTTCGCGATTGCGCAGCGACTGGGGGATTCGGTGCTCGTGATTGGCACCTCCACCGGCGGGACGCTCGCGGTCTGGTTGGCCACCCAACCGCCGGAGCAGCAGCGCGGCCTCGCGCGCCTCGTGTTGATCTCCCCCAATTTCGGACCCAAGGATCGCGCCGCCGAAGCGCTCACCCTGCCGTGGGCGCAGGTGATCCTGCCGCGCTTCATTCCGCAGCGCACCTGGAAGGCGCGCAACGACGAGCAGACGCGCTACTGGACCGTGTCGTATCCCAGCACCGCGCTCTTCCCTATGCAGGCGCTGGTGGAGCGCGTCCGCAGCGCATACTTCACCACCTTCGTCGTGCCCACGCTCGTGTTCAACAACCACGACGATCAGGTGGTGGACGCCGCCCGCACCGACGCATGGGTCGCGCGCGCACGCCAGGCCACCAACGTGCCGGTGCGGCAGCAGCTCGTGGTGCCCACCGCGGGCGAAGACGGGCACGTGATCGCGGGGCGCATCGTGGCACCCAGTCAGACGGCCACGTTCGTGCAGCAGATCACCGACTTCGTACGTCAGGGTCGCTGA
- the ispE gene encoding 4-(cytidine 5'-diphospho)-2-C-methyl-D-erythritol kinase, with protein sequence MHRSLRAHAKVNLLLRILAREASGYHGIETLFQRLALHDVVQVAVNDAARALTCDGPAMPAGGIGAPEQNLAWRAAELYTAAAKWETGWQITIEKQIPVGGGLGGGSADAAAVLRALESLCPTPIGRDALIALGGTLGADVAFFVTDVSRAWAWNRGDRLLPLAPLPAMPVTLVAFTEGVHTGRAYGAFASAREAQSAPLTAHTYDAGAFDTWEALVTLAANDFEQVVPGMHAGVAQVLPVLRDLTGALRLQGLPACALLSGSGATCFALHPDGTTINPALPVGARLVHTTTY encoded by the coding sequence ATGCACCGCTCCCTCCGCGCCCACGCGAAAGTCAATCTCCTCCTCCGCATCCTCGCCCGCGAGGCGAGCGGATACCACGGCATCGAGACGCTCTTTCAGCGGCTCGCGCTGCATGATGTGGTGCAGGTGGCGGTGAATGACGCGGCGCGCGCGCTGACCTGCGATGGGCCGGCGATGCCGGCCGGTGGGATCGGGGCGCCGGAGCAGAATCTCGCGTGGCGGGCGGCGGAGCTGTACACCGCGGCGGCCAAGTGGGAGACGGGGTGGCAAATCACCATCGAGAAGCAGATCCCGGTGGGCGGTGGCCTTGGCGGGGGCAGCGCCGATGCGGCGGCCGTGCTGCGCGCCTTGGAATCGCTCTGCCCCACCCCAATCGGGCGTGACGCGCTCATCGCGCTCGGCGGGACCCTCGGCGCCGACGTGGCGTTCTTCGTGACCGATGTGTCGCGCGCGTGGGCGTGGAATCGCGGCGATCGGCTGCTGCCGCTGGCGCCACTGCCGGCGATGCCGGTGACGCTCGTGGCCTTTACCGAAGGTGTGCACACCGGGCGCGCGTATGGGGCGTTTGCGTCGGCCCGTGAGGCGCAGAGTGCACCGTTGACGGCGCACACGTACGACGCTGGCGCGTTCGACACGTGGGAAGCGCTCGTAACACTCGCCGCGAACGATTTCGAGCAGGTGGTGCCCGGCATGCACGCTGGCGTGGCGCAGGTGCTGCCCGTGCTGCGCGACCTGACGGGCGCCCTGCGCCTGCAGGGGCTGCCGGCCTGCGCGCTGCTGAGTGGGAGCGGCGCCACCTGCTTCGCGCTCCACCCCGACGGCACGACGATCAATCCGGCGCTCCCCGTCGGTGCACGCCTGGTGCACACCACCACGTACTAG
- a CDS encoding carboxypeptidase regulatory-like domain-containing protein: MRNRRRLLLAAALLLGAVSRAQGQDAAPPRAEPPRAEPLRGVVFDSLARKPLADAMVRIVGTSALAKTDDKGRFRFDSVTTGPVGLQVEHPMLDSIGLYELTARVAHDGRTEARVAVPSFATMTRAVCGRAVAGDSAMVYGTLLTPQSAPAANAPVRFSWLSVRVAGSTIAPRQMHYDTHTDSLGRFAACALPYDEPVEFTAHDARNDGWTLTMPIPAQHARILRQELMLSVTADVRALTEGDVLGVRPTRGPRSVVRGAVQGTDGQPVPNAVVYVGTLAELRADSSGRFFAPDIPVGSHRIEAFAVGRMPRSRVANVRVGDTANVVLTLDRVTALGIVRTQATTASALVLGFEERKRQGFGYARDSLELARMPSLMAAMSTVPSVVARTGRGGIPIVLLPAPKGGQCEARLFVDGRPDTWDRVASMIPKDLAWMEIYPRWVLQPMEFQAPMTACGSVNLVTKWRVNP, from the coding sequence GTGCGCAACCGGCGACGTCTGCTGCTGGCGGCGGCGCTCCTGCTCGGCGCTGTGTCGCGCGCCCAGGGGCAGGACGCCGCGCCGCCACGCGCGGAGCCGCCGCGCGCGGAACCGCTGCGGGGCGTCGTCTTTGATTCCCTCGCCCGCAAGCCGCTCGCCGACGCGATGGTGCGCATCGTGGGCACCTCAGCGCTGGCGAAGACCGACGACAAGGGGCGCTTCCGCTTCGACAGTGTGACCACGGGACCGGTAGGACTGCAGGTCGAGCATCCCATGCTCGACTCGATCGGTCTCTATGAGCTTACGGCGCGCGTGGCGCACGATGGCCGTACCGAGGCGCGCGTGGCGGTGCCGAGCTTTGCCACCATGACCCGCGCGGTGTGCGGGCGAGCCGTCGCGGGCGACAGCGCGATGGTGTACGGCACGCTGCTCACGCCGCAGTCGGCGCCGGCGGCCAATGCGCCGGTGCGCTTCAGCTGGCTGAGCGTGCGCGTCGCTGGGAGCACCATCGCGCCGCGGCAGATGCACTACGACACCCACACCGACTCGCTCGGCCGCTTCGCCGCCTGCGCCCTTCCGTACGATGAGCCGGTGGAGTTCACCGCTCACGACGCGCGCAACGACGGCTGGACGCTGACGATGCCCATCCCGGCGCAGCATGCCCGCATTCTGCGGCAGGAGCTGATGCTGTCGGTGACGGCCGATGTCCGGGCGCTGACCGAGGGGGATGTGCTGGGCGTGCGCCCCACGCGCGGCCCGCGCAGCGTGGTGCGTGGGGCGGTGCAGGGTACCGATGGGCAGCCGGTGCCCAATGCGGTGGTCTATGTCGGCACCCTCGCCGAGCTGCGCGCCGATTCCAGCGGGCGCTTCTTTGCCCCCGACATCCCTGTGGGCTCGCACCGGATCGAAGCCTTCGCCGTGGGGCGTATGCCCCGGTCGCGTGTCGCCAATGTGCGCGTCGGCGACACGGCGAACGTGGTGCTCACGCTGGATCGCGTCACCGCGCTCGGGATCGTGCGCACGCAAGCCACCACCGCGAGTGCGCTGGTGCTCGGCTTCGAAGAACGGAAGCGGCAGGGGTTCGGCTATGCGCGCGACTCCCTGGAGCTCGCCCGCATGCCGAGTCTGATGGCAGCGATGTCGACCGTGCCGAGCGTTGTGGCTCGTACGGGGCGCGGCGGTATTCCCATCGTGCTGTTGCCGGCGCCGAAGGGCGGGCAGTGCGAGGCTCGCCTGTTCGTCGATGGCCGCCCCGACACCTGGGATCGCGTCGCCTCGATGATCCCCAAGGATCTGGCGTGGATGGAGATCTACCCACGCTGGGTGTTGCAGCCGATGGAGTTTCAGGCGCCGATGACGGCGTGTGGGTCGGTCAATCTCGTGACCAAGTGGCGCGTCAACCCCTGA
- a CDS encoding dienelactone hydrolase family protein — MTRSILRTLGLVSAFAAATSAGAQQQPTYANEMAREHAHDMAVASPGAKIAPRLAVATGETVTYGTVGGKTLKGYLAKPKAAKAGPAIVMVHEWWGLNDNIKSMADRYAGEGYTVLAVDLFDGKVATKPDEAMKLYQAGMADIAGGEANVAAAVAYLRKNGATSVGSVGYCFGGHWSLRTGLAGGKDVNAVVIYYGAPITDPKQLARLKAPVLGLFGGKDTGIPVDSVKAMNAAITKQGGAMRLSVYEDAAHAFANPTGTAYNEKAANDAWAKSLAFFKAMLK; from the coding sequence ATGACCCGTTCGATTCTCCGCACGCTGGGCCTCGTGTCCGCGTTCGCTGCCGCCACCTCGGCCGGCGCGCAGCAGCAGCCCACCTACGCCAACGAAATGGCGCGTGAACACGCGCATGACATGGCGGTCGCGTCGCCGGGCGCCAAGATTGCCCCGCGCCTCGCCGTCGCCACTGGTGAGACCGTGACCTACGGCACCGTGGGCGGCAAGACGCTCAAGGGCTATCTCGCCAAGCCGAAGGCCGCCAAGGCCGGACCGGCCATCGTGATGGTGCATGAGTGGTGGGGGCTCAACGACAACATCAAGAGCATGGCCGATCGCTACGCCGGCGAAGGCTACACGGTGCTCGCCGTGGACCTGTTCGACGGCAAGGTCGCGACCAAGCCCGATGAGGCCATGAAGCTCTATCAGGCCGGCATGGCCGACATCGCCGGCGGCGAAGCGAACGTTGCCGCGGCCGTCGCCTACCTGCGCAAGAACGGCGCGACGAGCGTGGGCTCGGTGGGCTACTGCTTCGGCGGCCACTGGTCGCTCCGCACGGGCCTCGCCGGCGGCAAGGATGTCAACGCGGTCGTGATCTACTACGGCGCGCCCATCACCGACCCGAAGCAGCTCGCCCGCCTCAAGGCGCCGGTCCTCGGCCTCTTCGGCGGCAAGGACACGGGCATCCCGGTGGACAGCGTGAAGGCCATGAACGCGGCCATCACCAAGCAGGGCGGCGCGATGCGCCTCAGCGTGTACGAGGATGCCGCACACGCCTTCGCGAACCCGACCGGCACGGCCTACAACGAGAAGGCCGCGAACGACGCGTGGGCCAAGAGCCTCGCCTTCTTCAAGGCGATGCTCAAGTAG
- a CDS encoding threonine/serine dehydratase produces MDMSALIAPTIADIRAAADRIRPYAAVTPLLSSPALDAVAGGRVLLKTEVLQHTGSFKLRGALNRLLQLSAEERTRGVVAYSSGNHAQAVAYSATLLGMRSVIVMPKDAPPLKIERTRAFGAEVVLYDRWTEDRVAIGGKIAAERGSVVVPPFEDPHIVAGQGTIALEALEQARAMGVTPDTFLVCCGGGGLTAGCALAAEAVSPTTKVHPCEPAEFDDTARSLELGHRVANEPGKRSICDAIVTEMPGEFTFSINQPRVGAGLRVTDDEVLAAIAFAVRELKIVVEPGGAAALAALLHHKVETRDRTTLVVTTGGNIDPQILARAIGAV; encoded by the coding sequence ATGGACATGAGTGCCCTCATCGCCCCGACCATCGCCGACATCCGCGCCGCCGCGGATCGCATTCGTCCCTACGCGGCCGTGACGCCGCTGCTCTCCTCGCCGGCGCTCGACGCCGTGGCCGGCGGGCGCGTGCTGCTCAAGACCGAGGTGCTGCAGCACACTGGCTCCTTCAAGCTGCGCGGGGCGCTCAATCGCCTGCTGCAGCTCTCCGCCGAGGAGCGCACGCGGGGCGTCGTGGCCTATTCATCCGGCAACCATGCGCAGGCGGTGGCCTACAGCGCCACCCTGCTCGGCATGCGCTCGGTCATCGTGATGCCCAAGGACGCGCCGCCGCTCAAGATCGAGCGCACCCGCGCCTTTGGCGCCGAAGTGGTGCTCTACGACCGCTGGACCGAAGACCGGGTGGCGATTGGCGGTAAAATCGCCGCCGAACGCGGCAGCGTGGTCGTGCCCCCGTTTGAAGATCCGCACATCGTGGCCGGTCAGGGCACCATCGCCCTCGAAGCACTCGAACAGGCACGCGCGATGGGCGTCACTCCCGACACCTTCCTCGTCTGCTGCGGAGGAGGCGGGCTGACCGCCGGCTGCGCGCTGGCCGCCGAAGCGGTGTCGCCGACCACCAAGGTGCACCCCTGCGAACCCGCCGAGTTCGATGACACGGCCCGCTCACTCGAACTAGGGCACCGGGTGGCCAACGAACCGGGCAAGCGCTCGATCTGCGATGCCATCGTGACCGAGATGCCCGGTGAATTCACCTTCAGCATCAACCAGCCGCGCGTCGGGGCCGGGTTGCGCGTGACCGACGACGAGGTGCTGGCTGCCATCGCCTTTGCCGTGCGCGAGCTCAAGATCGTGGTCGAGCCCGGCGGCGCGGCCGCGCTGGCGGCGCTGCTGCACCATAAGGTGGAAACCCGTGACCGCACCACCCTCGTTGTCACCACGGGTGGCAACATCGACCCGCAGATTCTCGCCCGCGCCATCGGCGCGGTGTAA
- a CDS encoding Hsp20/alpha crystallin family protein has protein sequence MSTLMRRVPSPVSSDDMFSGVMRRLFNEPFLSTSPPISSWVPAMEVSETTDAMILTAELPGIEEKNLKVTIENNVLTIAGEKEQAINDSPPAKNFYLAERFYGAFQRALSLPRTVDVEHVKAEFDKGVLTITLPKVPQAKGRVIEVSHR, from the coding sequence ATGTCCACACTCATGCGGAGAGTGCCAAGCCCGGTCTCGAGCGACGACATGTTCTCCGGGGTGATGCGCCGTCTGTTCAACGAACCGTTCCTGTCCACCAGCCCCCCGATCTCGTCGTGGGTGCCGGCCATGGAAGTGTCGGAGACGACGGACGCGATGATCCTCACGGCGGAACTGCCGGGGATCGAGGAGAAGAACCTCAAGGTCACGATCGAGAACAACGTCCTCACGATCGCCGGGGAGAAGGAGCAGGCGATCAACGACAGTCCGCCGGCGAAAAATTTCTATCTGGCGGAGCGGTTCTACGGCGCGTTCCAGCGCGCGCTGTCGCTGCCGCGCACGGTGGATGTGGAGCATGTGAAGGCCGAGTTCGACAAGGGCGTGCTGACGATCACCCTGCCCAAGGTGCCGCAGGCGAAGGGGCGCGTGATCGAGGTGTCGCATCGGTGA
- a CDS encoding TonB-dependent receptor: MSHTRRLSTFASLTLAPLMALPLVALPLGAQQPAAKRDTAQRLTTMKVTGVTGRGSARAAAAIDSTTLKSAAPGTSALKVIERLPGVNMQSVDGFGMYEWSNRITMRGFQTQQIGQTMDGIPLGDMSYGNFNGLGVGRAVDATNLASTAVTQGTGSLGTASGNNLGGVVQYASADAAARPTFLLQQMGGQNSARRTTLRYDLGLKQFGNNGFNGFLSVSRFDTDKWKGGGTRFSSFPGEQNLLFGQNGFLGGAGQTWHEQVNLKGTLFLGGNKITAFYNYANRKEADYMDLSLGVFNKSVQAPGVAFGPMFDYFTDWATSKQFAELSTRSYNPLTDAAYYSSAQGARLDHLAYLKGEFRLNDAVRLEVQPYFHINRGGGDWHAPSYGASYSPDPIMFRQTQYKANRGGVLGKLTSSFMVGDVSNALEMGTWIETNNSSNRRPRWRLKNYAAGPDVDFNNVLRLDYDRTADITTTMFYAQNTSRLLENKLTLTYGAKYLYVGADFKNNGNTPTNGVIAPIFADPARPSLSAPTKGGILPQVGAVYQASATEELFVNWSENVNQFPNSPAGGVYNASPATFDYFKSKSKNERATTIEGGVRTRRGRIEAGLTGYVIDYRNRLLGIALCPATVTCATGFGNVGTVNTSGVEGVLNADLTNGFRLYASASLNNSTFGSNYRTNENDPTTEVQTKGKTVQDAPKQLLNASLSYSKAKFSGSLGGRFVSERYFTYTNDLNTAGDGAGKVPSYFVSDASLRYDFGRVGALRGLEAQLNLNNLFDKRYIATMGSNGYTARGDNQTLLTGAPRQLFLTLSTRF; encoded by the coding sequence ATGTCTCACACGCGTCGTCTGTCGACTTTCGCGTCCCTGACGTTGGCGCCGCTCATGGCGCTGCCCCTCGTTGCGCTGCCGCTCGGCGCCCAGCAGCCCGCTGCCAAGCGCGACACCGCGCAACGGCTCACCACGATGAAGGTGACCGGCGTGACCGGGCGCGGCAGTGCCCGCGCCGCCGCCGCCATCGACAGCACCACCCTCAAGTCCGCCGCCCCCGGGACGAGCGCCCTCAAGGTCATCGAGCGCCTCCCCGGCGTGAACATGCAGTCGGTGGATGGGTTCGGCATGTACGAGTGGTCCAATCGCATCACCATGCGCGGCTTCCAGACGCAGCAGATTGGCCAGACGATGGACGGTATTCCGCTCGGCGACATGTCGTACGGCAACTTCAATGGTCTCGGCGTTGGCCGCGCGGTCGATGCGACCAACCTCGCTTCGACCGCGGTGACCCAGGGAACGGGCAGCCTCGGCACGGCCAGCGGCAACAACCTTGGTGGCGTGGTGCAGTACGCGAGCGCCGATGCGGCTGCCCGGCCGACGTTCCTGCTGCAGCAGATGGGCGGCCAGAACAGCGCGCGTCGGACCACGCTGCGCTATGACCTCGGCCTCAAGCAGTTCGGCAACAACGGCTTCAACGGCTTCCTCTCGGTCTCGCGCTTCGACACGGACAAGTGGAAGGGCGGTGGCACGCGGTTCTCCAGCTTCCCAGGCGAGCAGAACCTGCTGTTCGGCCAGAACGGCTTTTTGGGCGGCGCGGGCCAGACCTGGCATGAGCAGGTCAACCTGAAGGGTACGCTGTTCCTGGGGGGCAACAAGATCACCGCGTTCTACAACTACGCGAATCGCAAGGAGGCCGACTACATGGACCTCTCGCTGGGCGTGTTCAACAAGTCGGTGCAGGCCCCGGGGGTCGCGTTCGGTCCGATGTTCGACTACTTCACCGACTGGGCCACGTCGAAACAGTTCGCCGAGCTCAGCACCAGGAGCTACAACCCGCTGACCGACGCCGCGTACTACAGCTCGGCCCAGGGCGCGCGTCTCGATCACCTCGCCTATCTCAAGGGTGAGTTCCGTCTGAATGACGCGGTTCGTCTCGAGGTGCAGCCGTACTTCCACATCAACCGCGGCGGGGGCGACTGGCATGCGCCCAGCTACGGCGCGAGCTACAGTCCCGATCCGATCATGTTCCGCCAGACGCAGTACAAGGCGAACCGGGGCGGCGTGCTGGGCAAGCTCACGTCATCATTCATGGTCGGCGATGTGTCGAACGCGCTGGAAATGGGGACGTGGATCGAGACCAACAACTCGAGCAACCGCCGTCCGCGCTGGCGCCTCAAGAACTATGCGGCCGGACCCGACGTGGACTTCAACAACGTCCTGCGTCTCGACTACGATCGCACGGCGGACATTACCACCACGATGTTCTACGCGCAGAACACGAGCCGCCTGCTCGAGAACAAGCTCACGCTGACGTATGGGGCGAAGTACCTCTACGTGGGGGCCGACTTCAAGAACAACGGCAACACGCCAACCAATGGCGTGATCGCCCCGATCTTTGCCGATCCGGCGCGCCCGTCGCTCTCGGCGCCGACGAAGGGCGGCATCCTGCCGCAGGTCGGCGCGGTGTATCAGGCGAGCGCGACCGAGGAGCTGTTCGTCAACTGGTCGGAGAACGTCAATCAGTTCCCGAACAGCCCGGCGGGCGGTGTGTACAACGCGTCGCCGGCGACCTTCGACTACTTCAAGAGCAAGTCGAAGAACGAACGGGCGACCACGATTGAAGGCGGTGTCCGCACGCGTCGTGGTCGTATCGAGGCGGGGCTGACGGGCTACGTCATCGATTACCGCAACCGCCTGCTGGGGATCGCGCTTTGCCCGGCGACCGTCACGTGTGCGACCGGGTTCGGCAATGTCGGCACGGTCAACACGAGCGGTGTTGAGGGCGTACTGAACGCCGATCTGACCAATGGCTTCCGCCTGTACGCATCGGCCTCGCTCAACAACTCGACCTTTGGCTCGAACTATCGCACCAACGAGAACGATCCGACCACCGAAGTGCAGACCAAGGGCAAGACCGTGCAGGACGCCCCGAAGCAGTTGCTGAATGCCTCGCTTTCGTACAGCAAGGCCAAGTTCAGCGGTTCGCTGGGCGGGCGGTTTGTGAGCGAGCGCTACTTCACCTACACGAACGACCTCAACACCGCGGGTGACGGCGCCGGCAAGGTGCCGAGCTACTTCGTGTCGGATGCGTCGCTGCGCTACGACTTTGGCCGCGTGGGCGCGCTCCGTGGGCTCGAGGCGCAGCTCAACCTGAACAACCTGTTCGACAAGCGGTACATCGCCACCATGGGCTCGAACGGGTACACCGCCCGCGGTGACAACCAGACGCTGCTGACCGGCGCCCCGCGCCAGTTGTTCCTGACGCTCAGCACCCGCTTCTAG